The Sulfitobacter sp. S223 genome has a window encoding:
- a CDS encoding Lrp/AsnC family transcriptional regulator, which yields MVQNTSELDQFDQAILSTLAEDGRISITDLAKRIGLSKSPTQARLRRLEENRVILGYRAMLNPIRLGLDHVAFVEVRLTDTREKALAAFNCAVAKVPQIEQAHMIAGNFDYLLKVRTRDMASYRAFLGDTISALPHVASTSTYVAMEAVKEVMLSEGA from the coding sequence ATGGTGCAAAACACTTCGGAACTTGATCAGTTTGATCAGGCGATTCTCAGTACTCTGGCAGAGGATGGGCGGATAAGCATTACCGACCTCGCAAAGAGGATCGGGTTGTCCAAGTCTCCTACGCAGGCACGGTTGCGCCGTTTAGAGGAAAACCGGGTCATTCTGGGGTACCGAGCGATGCTGAATCCGATCCGTTTGGGGCTGGATCACGTTGCCTTTGTCGAGGTGCGCCTGACTGATACGCGCGAAAAGGCGTTGGCTGCGTTTAATTGCGCCGTGGCGAAGGTGCCGCAGATCGAACAGGCGCATATGATCGCCGGTAATTTCGATTATCTGCTCAAGGTACGGACCCGCGACATGGCCAGTTATCGTGCTTTTTTGGGGGATACGATTTCCGCTTTGCCGCATGTTGCCTCCACTTCAACCTATGTTGCCATGGAAGCCGTAAAAGAAGTGATGTTGTCGGAGGGCGCCTAA
- a CDS encoding fatty acid desaturase produces the protein MKQNQTYPPQRRNISQWDWPTLWLFIGVVGLWCSALLLPTSWGVLAVVMLVLALTLHSSLSHEFLHGHPFGSERAETLLGLWQPGLFVPYLRFKRTHLAHHRDARLTDPYDDPESNYLDPDVWRRLWKWQRVLLQINNTLAGRITIGPAIGLITFIRKDIAAARSGQREIVTDWLLHIPGTVLTLWAVMLSDLNIWLYFAACYGALSVLKIRTFLEHQADARVSGRTVIIEDRGLLGFLFLNNNLHVVHHMHPKAAWYQLWPLYRERRDRFLTRNHGYVFPSYASIFRQYLWKSKDPVAHPLWHTDAD, from the coding sequence ATGAAGCAGAATCAGACCTACCCACCGCAGCGGCGCAATATATCGCAGTGGGACTGGCCGACGCTTTGGTTGTTTATAGGTGTTGTAGGGCTTTGGTGCAGTGCTTTGTTGCTGCCGACAAGCTGGGGCGTGTTGGCTGTGGTGATGCTTGTACTGGCGCTGACCTTGCACAGCTCTCTTAGTCATGAATTTCTGCATGGTCACCCCTTTGGTTCAGAGCGTGCTGAAACTCTGCTTGGCCTGTGGCAACCGGGGCTGTTTGTGCCGTATCTGCGGTTCAAGCGGACACATCTTGCCCATCACCGGGATGCCCGACTGACAGACCCATACGACGATCCAGAAAGTAATTACCTTGATCCGGATGTCTGGCGGCGCCTTTGGAAATGGCAACGGGTCTTGCTGCAGATCAACAACACACTTGCCGGTCGCATCACGATTGGTCCGGCAATTGGCTTGATCACCTTTATCCGCAAAGATATTGCCGCCGCGCGGTCAGGACAGCGCGAAATTGTGACGGACTGGTTGCTGCATATTCCGGGCACTGTGTTGACCCTATGGGCGGTCATGTTGTCCGATCTAAATATCTGGCTGTATTTCGCTGCTTGCTATGGTGCTTTGTCGGTCCTGAAAATCAGAACCTTCCTTGAGCATCAGGCGGACGCGCGTGTATCTGGCCGGACCGTGATCATCGAAGATCGTGGATTGCTGGGGTTTCTCTTTCTCAACAACAACCTGCATGTGGTTCATCACATGCACCCAAAGGCGGCTTGGTACCAGCTATGGCCACTTTACCGTGAACGCCGAGACCGCTTCCTGACCCGCAATCACGGTTATGTCTTCCCGTCCTATGCAAGCATATTTCGACAATATCTGTGGAAGAGCAAAGACCCTGTCGCACATCCGCTCTGGCACACTGACGCGGATTGA
- a CDS encoding aldo/keto reductase — MHMTTLGRTGIEVSKFCLGSMTWGTQNTLEEGHAQIERALSAGINFVDTAEMYPVNPLSAETQGRTEEVIGEWFAASARRKDVVLATKHSGEGISYVRDGAMITAESIPQALDGSLARLKTDYIDLYQFHWPNRGSYMFRKNWLYDPTNQSRAETLQNMEDCLGALQREVDRGRIRAFGMSNESAWGLTQWANAAERTDGPRMATVQNEYSLMCRLADTDVAETCHNEDIGMLSFSPLATGLLTGKYQNGAVPDGSRLSLSPELGGRKTPRAFEAVQAYLDVANKHGIDPVHMAMAFVRDRPFMASVIFGATSVAQLDHILEGAELVLNDEVMKDIDAAHRAHPMPY, encoded by the coding sequence ATGCATATGACAACACTGGGACGCACAGGCATCGAAGTGTCTAAATTCTGTCTGGGCTCAATGACATGGGGCACGCAGAACACCCTTGAGGAAGGCCATGCGCAGATTGAGCGTGCGCTTTCCGCGGGCATCAACTTTGTCGACACCGCTGAAATGTATCCTGTCAATCCGCTCAGCGCCGAGACCCAGGGCAGGACCGAAGAAGTCATTGGAGAGTGGTTCGCAGCCAGCGCGCGCCGCAAGGATGTTGTCTTGGCGACAAAGCACTCCGGCGAGGGGATTTCCTATGTGCGGGACGGCGCGATGATCACGGCAGAGTCGATACCGCAAGCGCTTGACGGCTCTTTGGCGCGGCTCAAGACAGACTATATCGATCTTTACCAATTCCACTGGCCTAATCGCGGCAGCTACATGTTCCGCAAGAACTGGCTGTATGACCCCACCAATCAGTCGCGGGCCGAAACGCTTCAGAACATGGAAGACTGCCTTGGCGCGCTTCAGCGCGAGGTCGATCGTGGCCGTATCCGTGCCTTCGGTATGAGCAACGAAAGCGCCTGGGGGCTGACCCAATGGGCCAACGCGGCCGAACGGACGGATGGGCCACGGATGGCGACAGTGCAGAATGAATACTCTCTCATGTGCCGTCTGGCCGATACCGATGTGGCAGAGACATGCCACAACGAAGATATCGGCATGCTATCGTTTTCGCCTTTGGCAACGGGTTTGTTGACGGGTAAATATCAGAACGGCGCAGTGCCCGACGGTTCACGTCTGTCCCTTAGCCCGGAATTGGGCGGTCGCAAGACGCCGCGCGCCTTCGAAGCTGTGCAGGCCTATCTGGATGTCGCGAATAAACATGGGATTGATCCGGTTCATATGGCGATGGCCTTTGTCCGGGACAGGCCGTTCATGGCAAGTGTGATTTTCGGCGCAACCTCTGTGGCGCAGCTGGATCACATTCTGGAAGGTGCGGAACTGGTGCTGAACGACGAGGTGATGAAGGATATTGATGCGGCTCACCGTGCGCATCCGATGCCATACTAA
- the metG gene encoding methionine--tRNA ligase: MTRHLITSAIPYINGIKHLGNLVGSQLPADLYARYLRSRGNEVLFLCATDEHGTPAELAAAKAGKPVEEYCAEMYAVQAEIAKGFRLSFDHFGRSSSEQNKHLTQHFAGALADQGLIEEVEQRQIYSETDGRFLPDRYVEGTCPNCGFEDARGDQCDNCTKQLDPEDLINPRSTVSGATDLEMRPTKHLFLKQSQMKYRLNDWIESKNDWPVLTTSIAKKWLHDGDGLQDRGITRDLKWGVPVKRGDEDWPGMEGKVFYVWFDAPIEYIACAQEWVDAGKGTDWERWWRTDKGADDVRYTQFMGKDNVPFHTLSFPATIMGSNEPWKLVDYIKSFNYLNYDGGQFSTSRGRGVFMDQALEILPADYWRWWLLSHAPETSDAEFTWENFQTAVNKDLADVLGNFVSRITKFCRAKFGEAVPEAGEYGEAENALIADLTERVGRYAEQMDKMEVRKSAAELRAIWAAGNEYLQAQAPWTTFKTDPDKAAAQVRLALNLIPLYATLAAPFIPDAAEKMLAGMKIADAGWPEDVPAAVSQLAPGHVFEVPEVLFAKITDEQREEWAERFAGKRD; encoded by the coding sequence ATGACACGTCATCTAATTACCTCCGCAATTCCCTATATCAACGGGATCAAGCACCTCGGCAATTTGGTCGGCAGTCAGCTGCCAGCCGATCTTTATGCGCGCTACCTACGCAGTCGCGGCAACGAGGTTCTGTTTCTCTGCGCCACCGATGAACATGGCACACCGGCTGAGCTGGCTGCTGCCAAAGCGGGCAAACCCGTCGAGGAATATTGCGCCGAAATGTACGCGGTGCAGGCCGAAATCGCCAAGGGCTTCAGGCTGAGCTTTGACCACTTCGGTCGCTCCTCCTCAGAGCAGAACAAACATCTAACCCAACACTTCGCTGGTGCGCTGGCTGATCAAGGGCTGATAGAGGAAGTCGAGCAGCGCCAGATCTATTCCGAGACTGACGGCCGCTTCCTTCCTGACCGCTATGTGGAAGGCACCTGCCCCAATTGCGGCTTCGAAGACGCGCGTGGCGACCAATGTGACAACTGTACCAAACAGCTTGATCCCGAAGACCTGATCAACCCACGCTCCACTGTATCTGGTGCCACCGATCTTGAAATGCGCCCGACCAAGCACCTATTTTTGAAGCAGTCACAGATGAAATACCGCCTGAACGACTGGATCGAAAGCAAGAATGACTGGCCCGTTCTGACGACATCTATCGCCAAGAAGTGGCTACATGACGGCGATGGTCTGCAAGACCGCGGCATTACACGCGACCTCAAATGGGGCGTCCCCGTTAAACGCGGTGACGAAGACTGGCCCGGTATGGAGGGCAAGGTTTTCTATGTCTGGTTCGATGCGCCCATCGAATACATCGCTTGTGCTCAGGAATGGGTGGACGCAGGCAAAGGCACAGATTGGGAGCGCTGGTGGCGCACCGATAAAGGCGCCGATGACGTCCGCTATACCCAGTTTATGGGTAAGGATAACGTCCCCTTCCATACACTCAGCTTCCCCGCCACGATCATGGGCAGCAACGAGCCATGGAAGCTGGTCGATTACATCAAGTCGTTCAACTACCTGAACTATGACGGCGGCCAGTTCTCGACCTCGCGCGGGCGCGGTGTATTTATGGATCAGGCGCTGGAAATCCTGCCAGCCGACTATTGGCGCTGGTGGCTGCTTAGCCACGCGCCAGAAACCTCAGACGCGGAATTCACGTGGGAGAATTTCCAGACGGCCGTGAACAAAGACCTTGCAGACGTGCTGGGTAACTTCGTCAGCCGGATCACAAAATTCTGCCGTGCGAAATTTGGCGAAGCGGTTCCGGAGGCAGGCGAATACGGCGAAGCCGAGAATGCCCTGATAGCCGATCTGACAGAGCGCGTCGGACGCTATGCCGAGCAGATGGACAAAATGGAAGTTCGCAAATCCGCCGCAGAGCTGCGCGCGATCTGGGCTGCGGGTAACGAATACCTACAGGCCCAAGCACCTTGGACCACGTTCAAGACCGATCCCGACAAAGCGGCGGCGCAGGTGCGTCTCGCGCTCAACCTGATCCCGCTATATGCGACGCTGGCTGCGCCCTTCATCCCTGACGCGGCGGAAAAAATGTTGGCAGGCATGAAAATCGCCGACGCCGGTTGGCCCGAAGATGTGCCTGCCGCCGTGTCGCAGCTTGCTCCCGGTCACGTCTTTGAAGTGCCGGAGGTTCTGTTCGCGAAGATAACGGATGAGCAACGCGAAGAGTGGGCCGAACGCTTTGCGGGTAAGCGCGACTGA
- a CDS encoding MFS transporter — translation MRLMISFAALFLSVVLLQLSSGGVGPLDVLSGSALGFSNQEIGMLGSAHFFGFFIGCWFAPRLLGTVGHSRAFAAFTAAGSIGLLAHMMIINPYAWALMRVASGLCVAGCYTVVEAWLQSKVTNETRGRAMGTYRMVDMTGSLCAQGIVGILAPADYISYNILAILCCAALLPITLTTAEQPETPKSPRLRPGLAYTRSPLAVAGVIAAALSSASFRMVGPIYGQEVGLSKGQIAWFLAAFVIGGALAQFPVGWIADKFDRRKVLIWLSVAAIGSCAVTMYTASFGVTGILLSSALFGLTTFPIYSVAAAHAHDFASSHERVELSAALMFWFAMGAIAAPYGASILIDLYGPQALFIMLAAGHGLLIIFGVIRMRSGRTPRKRTAYINALRTSFIIGRLTGRTREKSSGE, via the coding sequence ATGCGGTTGATGATTTCCTTTGCGGCGCTGTTTCTTTCGGTCGTCCTTTTGCAGCTATCCTCGGGCGGGGTTGGCCCGCTGGATGTGCTGTCAGGTTCGGCGCTAGGTTTCAGCAACCAAGAGATCGGGATGCTCGGGTCTGCGCATTTCTTCGGCTTTTTCATCGGATGTTGGTTTGCCCCGCGCCTGCTGGGGACCGTCGGTCACAGCCGCGCATTTGCGGCCTTCACCGCAGCTGGTAGCATCGGGTTGCTTGCGCACATGATGATCATCAACCCCTATGCGTGGGCGTTGATGCGTGTGGCGTCAGGCCTGTGTGTGGCGGGCTGTTATACGGTTGTCGAAGCATGGCTTCAATCAAAAGTCACCAACGAAACACGCGGCCGTGCCATGGGCACTTACCGCATGGTCGATATGACAGGCAGTCTTTGCGCCCAAGGCATCGTGGGAATTTTGGCACCCGCTGACTACATCTCTTACAACATTCTGGCGATCTTGTGCTGTGCCGCGCTGCTGCCCATCACCCTGACCACGGCCGAACAGCCCGAGACCCCCAAATCCCCCCGTTTGCGCCCGGGGCTGGCGTACACGCGCTCCCCTCTGGCGGTCGCAGGTGTGATTGCCGCAGCGCTGTCGAGCGCGTCCTTCCGCATGGTCGGGCCTATCTATGGACAGGAAGTTGGACTGAGTAAGGGGCAAATCGCGTGGTTTCTGGCCGCTTTTGTCATTGGCGGTGCGTTGGCGCAATTTCCTGTAGGCTGGATCGCGGATAAGTTCGACCGGCGCAAAGTGTTGATCTGGCTATCAGTCGCAGCCATCGGCAGTTGTGCTGTGACCATGTACACCGCAAGCTTTGGTGTGACCGGAATTCTGCTGTCTTCTGCCTTGTTCGGACTGACGACTTTCCCAATCTATTCGGTCGCTGCGGCCCACGCCCATGACTTCGCCAGCTCCCATGAACGGGTCGAACTTTCGGCCGCGCTGATGTTCTGGTTCGCCATGGGTGCGATTGCAGCCCCCTACGGCGCATCCATCCTGATCGACCTCTACGGCCCTCAGGCGCTGTTCATTATGCTGGCGGCGGGCCACGGGCTGCTCATTATCTTTGGCGTCATCCGCATGCGGTCCGGACGGACACCGCGCAAACGGACCGCTTACATCAACGCACTGCGCACCAGCTTTATCATTGGACGGCTGACCGGACGCACCCGTGAAAAATCTAGCGGCGAGTGA
- a CDS encoding lipocalin family protein → MIRGFIISALVALGGCTAELPAPVPIGPVYRDQSALIGVTSRFDAQKFAGVWYIRAGFDPDIGRMAFRIIDGPKGTVMRLGVFVCDPAGVCGDFSEDLPLTRQGKGQFRVKMPNGQNRDFWVLWVDEGFRTAVLGNKSGDFGWIVDRSTTGGADRIKAAREILDFNGYDVRQLKVVK, encoded by the coding sequence GTGATCCGAGGATTTATTATCTCCGCGCTGGTTGCGTTGGGCGGCTGTACTGCGGAGCTACCTGCGCCCGTGCCGATCGGCCCTGTGTACCGCGACCAAAGCGCACTCATCGGGGTCACGTCCCGCTTTGACGCGCAAAAGTTCGCGGGCGTGTGGTACATCCGTGCGGGGTTTGATCCCGATATCGGACGCATGGCATTCCGTATCATCGACGGCCCCAAGGGGACTGTGATGCGGCTGGGCGTATTCGTGTGTGATCCTGCGGGTGTTTGTGGCGACTTCTCAGAAGATTTACCGCTCACCCGCCAAGGCAAAGGTCAGTTTCGGGTAAAGATGCCGAACGGGCAAAATCGTGACTTCTGGGTTTTATGGGTCGACGAAGGCTTCCGTACAGCCGTTCTGGGTAATAAATCAGGCGACTTCGGCTGGATCGTGGATCGAAGCACCACGGGTGGAGCAGACCGGATCAAAGCGGCGCGCGAAATACTGGATTTCAACGGATATGATGTCCGCCAACTGAAAGTAGTGAAATGA
- a CDS encoding SDR family oxidoreductase: MKRVLITAGASGIGRAMGEAFAAVGMEVWVTDVDGKALATLPKGWQTRKADAVDENAMAQVMAEMGQIDVLCANAGIAGPTALVEDIALEDWRTCVSVNLEGAFLAAKHAAPRMKVAGQGAIILTSSTAGLYGYPNRAPYAAAKWAIIGLMKTLAMELGPFGIRVNAICPGSVEGARMEGVLAREAAAKGMTRDQVYDGYASGTSMRRFVEAQDIANMAVFLGSDAARLVSGQVIAVDGHTENPDPKV; the protein is encoded by the coding sequence ATGAAGCGTGTGCTGATCACCGCCGGAGCATCAGGCATTGGTCGCGCCATGGGCGAGGCCTTCGCGGCGGTGGGAATGGAGGTCTGGGTCACAGACGTGGATGGAAAAGCTTTGGCGACCCTGCCGAAAGGCTGGCAAACCCGCAAAGCGGATGCCGTGGACGAAAACGCGATGGCGCAAGTAATGGCCGAGATGGGCCAGATTGACGTGCTTTGTGCCAATGCCGGAATAGCCGGTCCCACGGCGCTGGTTGAGGACATCGCGCTGGAAGACTGGCGCACCTGCGTGAGCGTAAATCTTGAAGGTGCGTTTTTGGCGGCAAAGCACGCAGCGCCGCGTATGAAGGTCGCAGGGCAGGGCGCGATCATCCTCACTTCATCGACAGCCGGATTATATGGCTACCCTAACCGTGCGCCCTATGCTGCGGCGAAATGGGCGATTATCGGCTTGATGAAAACATTGGCGATGGAGCTGGGGCCTTTCGGCATTCGCGTCAACGCAATCTGTCCCGGATCGGTGGAGGGCGCGCGGATGGAAGGTGTTCTTGCGCGCGAAGCTGCGGCAAAAGGAATGACTCGCGATCAGGTCTATGACGGATATGCTTCCGGCACCTCGATGCGCCGCTTTGTCGAAGCGCAGGACATTGCGAATATGGCGGTGTTTTTGGGGTCGGATGCTGCGCGATTGGTGTCGGGTCAGGTCATCGCCGTAGATGGCCATACAGAAAATCCGGACCCGAAAGTCTAG
- a CDS encoding enoyl-CoA hydratase/isomerase family protein, with protein MSNAKSGPNALRVSATDMALVQITRAGRIATVTFDRGNKANALSLDLMQELTQAARSFENDHETACVILRGRDDNFCLGFDLTDPASLALKDMPLSQRRVAFSLGSRLCKAWEDIAPLTICAIEGWCVGGGVALAAACDLRIASETTTFYVPEIARGLNMSWGSVPRITNLVGPAKSKRLIILAEKLTATDAVLWGLADRIAPSGSTLAAATNWAETAGQMPPVALRMCKRDINAYANALAGVASHSDYDDFTLMYGSDDSAEGIASFVEKRPPDFKGN; from the coding sequence ATGAGCAACGCGAAGAGTGGGCCGAACGCTTTGCGGGTAAGCGCGACTGATATGGCACTGGTTCAGATCACGCGTGCGGGCCGCATTGCCACAGTGACCTTTGATCGGGGAAACAAGGCGAACGCCCTCTCGCTTGACCTAATGCAGGAGCTTACCCAAGCAGCCCGCAGTTTCGAGAATGATCACGAGACCGCCTGTGTCATCCTGCGCGGGCGGGACGACAATTTCTGTCTTGGCTTTGATCTGACCGACCCTGCGAGCCTTGCACTCAAAGACATGCCCTTGTCGCAACGCCGTGTTGCCTTTTCGCTGGGGTCACGGTTGTGCAAAGCGTGGGAGGACATCGCGCCGCTCACCATCTGCGCTATAGAAGGATGGTGCGTGGGCGGAGGTGTGGCGCTGGCAGCGGCTTGCGATCTGCGCATAGCCTCTGAAACCACGACATTCTACGTTCCAGAAATAGCGCGTGGTTTGAACATGTCTTGGGGGTCAGTGCCACGGATCACGAATCTGGTCGGCCCTGCCAAGTCAAAGCGCCTGATAATCTTGGCAGAAAAGCTGACCGCCACTGACGCCGTTTTGTGGGGGCTAGCGGACCGCATTGCGCCATCTGGCAGCACGCTCGCCGCTGCCACAAACTGGGCTGAAACCGCGGGCCAAATGCCCCCCGTTGCCTTACGTATGTGCAAACGGGACATCAACGCTTACGCAAATGCCCTCGCTGGTGTGGCAAGTCACAGCGATTATGACGATTTTACCCTTATGTACGGAAGCGACGACTCTGCGGAAGGCATCGCATCTTTTGTTGAAAAGAGACCGCCGGACTTTAAGGGCAACTAA
- a CDS encoding 3-keto-5-aminohexanoate cleavage protein: MSLAMNREVFITCAVTGSGATQDRSHHVPRSPEQIADSAIAAAKAGAAVVHCHVRDPETGAPSRDVALYRELTERIRDSETDVVLNLTAGMGGDIVFGDVENPMELNAAGTDMAGATERMAHITECLPEICTLDCGTMNFAEADYVMTNTPGMLVAMGQMMTDLGVKPEIEAFDTGHLWYAKELVKQGVLDSPALVQLCMGVKWGAPDDLNTFMAMVNNVPDDWTFSAFGLGRNQMAYAAASVLAGGNVRVGLEDNLWLDKGVLAENHELVARARGIIEGMGATLIGPAQVREQLGLQKRMPK, encoded by the coding sequence ATGTCACTTGCCATGAACCGTGAGGTGTTCATCACCTGCGCCGTAACCGGATCGGGCGCCACGCAAGACCGCAGTCATCACGTGCCACGTAGCCCGGAACAGATCGCAGACAGCGCGATTGCAGCGGCCAAAGCCGGTGCCGCAGTCGTGCATTGCCACGTGCGTGACCCAGAGACAGGCGCGCCTAGCCGCGATGTAGCGCTTTACCGCGAGCTGACGGAACGGATTCGGGACAGTGAAACGGATGTTGTGCTGAACCTCACGGCCGGCATGGGTGGTGACATCGTCTTTGGCGATGTGGAGAATCCGATGGAGCTGAATGCCGCTGGCACCGATATGGCTGGCGCAACAGAGCGGATGGCCCATATCACCGAATGCCTGCCGGAAATTTGCACGCTGGATTGCGGCACCATGAACTTTGCCGAGGCAGATTATGTGATGACCAACACCCCGGGGATGTTGGTGGCCATGGGGCAGATGATGACCGATCTGGGCGTGAAGCCCGAAATTGAAGCTTTTGATACAGGCCACCTTTGGTATGCAAAAGAGCTGGTCAAGCAAGGCGTGTTGGACAGCCCGGCGCTGGTTCAGCTTTGCATGGGGGTGAAATGGGGCGCGCCGGATGACCTCAATACCTTCATGGCGATGGTCAACAACGTGCCGGATGACTGGACGTTTTCGGCATTTGGACTGGGGCGTAACCAGATGGCCTATGCTGCGGCAAGCGTGCTTGCAGGCGGCAATGTACGTGTGGGGCTTGAAGACAACCTATGGCTCGATAAGGGCGTGCTGGCCGAAAACCACGAATTGGTGGCGCGCGCGCGCGGGATCATCGAAGGCATGGGGGCCACGCTGATCGGGCCCGCGCAGGTGCGCGAACAGCTTGGCCTGCAAAAACGGATGCCGAAGTGA
- a CDS encoding carnitine 3-dehydrogenase translates to MSKTAAIIGGGVIGGGWAARFMLNGWDVQVFDPDPQAERKISEVLANARRSLPGLTDLALPDEGKLSFHKTIEEAVTGADWIQESVPERLEIKHKTFAQIQAACAPDAVIGSSTSGFKPSELQQGAARPGQIMVAHPFNPVYLLPLVELVTTNAEPALVETAKSMLSSLGMYPLHLKKEIDAHVADRFLEAVWREALWLVKDGIATTEEIDNAIRYGFGIRWAQMGLFETYRVAGGEAGMKHFMAQFGPALKWPWTKLMDVPDFNDELVDLIAGQSDEQSGMHSIRELERIRDNNLVTMMRGLKAQDWGAGALLNAQERDMRAGTVHGAVAADLPSDQLVETAHRTVPLDWTDYNCHMTESRYLQAFADATDRFMAIIGCDADYISSGGSYFTAETHIRHIDEVHAGARITIRTRVVMGEGKKMHLWHEMYEADRLLATGEHFLLHVSLDTRKPTPPAPHIEAALVRFAQGHAELPLPEGLGRAIGAPR, encoded by the coding sequence ATGAGCAAGACAGCAGCAATTATTGGTGGCGGTGTAATCGGTGGCGGCTGGGCCGCCCGCTTTATGCTTAATGGCTGGGATGTGCAGGTCTTTGATCCTGATCCTCAGGCCGAACGCAAGATCAGCGAAGTTCTGGCGAACGCGCGGCGGTCTTTGCCCGGGTTGACGGATCTGGCGCTGCCCGATGAGGGCAAGCTGAGCTTTCACAAGACAATAGAAGAGGCCGTGACCGGCGCAGACTGGATTCAGGAAAGCGTGCCAGAGCGGTTGGAGATCAAGCACAAGACATTTGCACAGATTCAGGCCGCTTGCGCGCCTGATGCGGTGATTGGTTCTTCGACGTCCGGATTTAAACCATCCGAGTTGCAGCAAGGTGCTGCGCGGCCCGGTCAGATCATGGTCGCGCATCCGTTCAATCCTGTCTATTTGCTGCCGCTGGTAGAGCTTGTGACAACGAACGCAGAGCCTGCCTTGGTCGAGACGGCAAAATCTATGCTCAGTTCGTTGGGGATGTACCCGCTCCACCTCAAGAAAGAGATTGATGCCCATGTCGCGGACCGTTTCCTTGAGGCGGTGTGGCGTGAGGCGCTGTGGCTGGTCAAAGACGGTATCGCCACAACGGAAGAAATCGACAATGCCATCCGCTACGGCTTTGGCATTCGCTGGGCGCAGATGGGCCTGTTCGAGACGTACCGCGTGGCGGGCGGTGAGGCCGGCATGAAGCACTTCATGGCGCAATTCGGACCCGCGTTGAAATGGCCGTGGACCAAGCTGATGGATGTCCCTGATTTCAATGACGAACTGGTGGACCTGATCGCAGGCCAGTCGGATGAGCAATCCGGCATGCATTCGATCCGTGAACTCGAACGCATCCGTGATAACAATCTTGTCACGATGATGCGCGGGCTGAAGGCGCAAGACTGGGGCGCAGGTGCGCTGTTGAACGCGCAAGAACGTGACATGCGCGCAGGAACGGTACATGGCGCTGTGGCGGCGGACTTGCCCTCCGACCAACTGGTAGAGACAGCGCACCGGACTGTGCCGCTCGATTGGACGGACTATAACTGCCACATGACAGAGTCGCGTTATTTGCAGGCTTTTGCTGATGCGACGGATCGCTTCATGGCGATTATCGGATGTGATGCAGACTATATTTCATCCGGCGGGAGCTATTTCACCGCTGAGACCCATATCCGCCATATAGACGAAGTTCATGCAGGTGCCCGTATCACCATACGTACCCGTGTGGTGATGGGCGAGGGTAAGAAAATGCATCTGTGGCACGAGATGTATGAAGCTGACCGTCTTCTGGCCACAGGTGAGCATTTCCTGCTTCACGTGAGTCTGGATACGCGCAAGCCCACGCCGCCCGCGCCTCATATTGAGGCGGCGCTGGTGCGTTTCGCCCAGGGTCATGCGGAATTGCCACTGCCAGAAGGTTTGGGAAGGGCCATCGGCGCACCAAGATGA